One Paroedura picta isolate Pp20150507F chromosome 16, Ppicta_v3.0, whole genome shotgun sequence genomic region harbors:
- the LOC143825924 gene encoding histone H2B 1/2/3/4/6-like encodes MPEPAKSAPAPKKGSKKAITKTQKKGDKKRKKSRKESYSIYVYKVLKQVHPDTGISSKAMSIMNSFVNDIFERIAGEASRLAHYNKRSTITSREIQTAVRLLLPGELAKHAVSEGTKAVTKYTSSK; translated from the coding sequence ATGCCCGAGCCAGCTAAATCCGCGCCGGCGCCCAAGAAGGGCTCCAAGAAGGCGATCACGAAGACGCAGAAGAAGGGCGACAAGAAGCGCAAGAAGAGCCGCAAGGAGAGCTACTCGATCTACGTGTACAAGGTGCTGAAGCAGGTGCACCCGGACACGGGCATCTCCTCCAAGGCCATGAGCATCATGAACTCCTTCGTGAACGACATCTTCGAGCGCATCGCCGGCGAGGCCTCCCGCCTGGCGCACTACAACAAGCGCTCCACCATCACCTCCCGCGAGATCCAGACCGCCGTGCGCCTCCTCCTGCCCGGCGAGCTGGCCAAGCACGCCGTCTCCGAGGGCACCAAGGCCGTCACCAAGTACACCAGCTCCAAATAA
- the LOC143825923 gene encoding zinc finger BED domain-containing protein 6-like translates to MLSRKPPLELLQPSFGKILIPPRGEEGGDPPDLVMETSLGSLQPVLKEEEISQSAVPDLFTYLKEEEEEEEEEEEEEETAELRAFQIAATTSTWSTSKRSCHTETQEVPSCLKKEEDEEKVAERTSLSPPHNLLPSSPSLALPPYTSPAGRKFHRRAGLEMVRFLTLFPHASAAPYHFKRGREHDALVADAAPAPVPKKTTSAVWDYFTLDPKEPCVAVCSTCQKRVRRGKDGGTRPGTTALHKHLRVHHGLYLPGVAVVPPSPLLPPKERPPRSPVAISESAPAFQLARQERSPPCYPPTHPMAIQLASDTAWMLAMNMQPLSFVESQGFLRLMATAQPLWKVPPRAFFATKALPELASVLSRAVRQAVACSIGRTVHIAIDTWPGSRGASYMAVTGHWVAESEGLLSPQHATLSVRAFEETCSGEDVGWKLQEVLQDWLHDLKTGAVVSDDGTGLAKVVRELQLSHIFCLAGSLKIVKKAFLMGDPQVTRLLNKSRRLCSHYRSSAAARRRLLEAKVSLGGRQPTRRKPPARSNTTFRMLECLYRQRQAVGIVGDLDEEASAFQLTPVDWELLKCLVEILKPFEDTALLVKRSDATLCQALPLLWFLEEQLRALRTRYSQENNDTGAHLTTQALNCLAGDRQLWEIKNSLVCRVAAFLDPRFRDITAMKLGGADTADAALLRAHITDLATRAYVPPGSGRESSQAGRLSPQWPAAPGDAPSSAAWQFTMKRWKVITKSEPATGPASEEGTAAACREVEEYLRDNVDHVGEDASPMLYWQEKMEAWPALFKVAVFHFGCPLTSVFSEELPEAAGSGCHKDLTPADVKMFTFIRRNRHLLPPDCQLPAEDFSLPGAVASREERSMEEEEDLLIMDDEGQEEEME, encoded by the coding sequence ATGCTCAGCCGGAAGCCTCCGCTGGAATTGCTGCAGCCGTCCTTCGGCAAGATCCTCATTCCCCCAAGAGGGGAGGAAGGTGGTGACCCTCCAGATCTCGTGATGGAGACTTCCTTGGGGTCACTACAGCCAGTGCTGAAGGAGGAAGAAATCAGCCAGTCAGCAGTGCCTGATCTGTTTACCTAcctaaaggaggaggaggaggaggaggaagaagaggaggaggaggaggaaactgCAGAGCTGAGAGCTTTTCAGATTGCAGCTACAACATCCACCTGGTCGACTTCAAAACGGTCCTGCCACACAGAGACTCAGGAGGTGCCGTCCTGCTTAAagaaggaggaagatgaggagaagGTCGCCGAAAGAACGTCACTGTCCCCACCCCATAACCTTCTGCCCTCGTCGCCCTCTCTGGCCCTCCCTCCCTATACGTCTCCTGCAGGGAGGAAGTTCCACCGCCGTGCAGGGCTGGAGATGGTGCGTTTCCTCACCCTGTTCCCCCACGCCTCGGCGGCTCCGTACCACTTTAAGCGCGGGCGCGAGCATGATGCGCTGGTAGCGGACGCCGCTCCCGCTCCGGTGCCCAAGAAGACGACGTCAGCCGTGTGGGATTACTTCACTCTGGACCCGAAAGAGCCCTGCGTGGCCGTCTGCAGCACGTGCCAGAAGCgggtgaggagggggaaagatggAGGTACCCGGCCGGGGACCACAGCCCTCCACAAACACTTGAGGGTCCACCATGGACTCTACTTGCCAGGTGTGGCGGTGGTCCCGCCTTCGCCTCTGCTGCCCCCCAAGGAGAGACCCCCGCGGAGTCCCGTGGCCATCAGCGAATCTGCACCAGCCTTCCAGCTTGCCCGTCAGGAGAGGAGCCCACCTTgctaccctcccacccacccgaTGGCCATCCAGCTGGCCTCAGACACCGCTTGGATGTTGGCCATGAACATGCAGCCTCTCTCCTTCGTGGAAAGCCAAGGGTTCCTCCGGCTGATGGCCACCGCCCAACCCCTTTGGAAGGTCCCTCCCAGGGCATTCTTTGCCACCAAGGCCTTGCCAGAGCTGGCCAGCGTCCTGTCCAGAGCGGTACGCCAAGCAGTGGCATGCAGCATAGGCCGCACCGTCCATATCGCCATCGATACCTGGCCCGGCAGCCGAGGGGCGTCCTACATGGCCGTGACAGGACACTGGGTGGCCGAGTCGGAAGGCTTGCTCTCCCCACAGCATGCCACCCTTTCCGTCCGTGCCTTTGAGGAGACCTGCTCCGGAGAGGACGTGGGCTGGAAACTGCAAGAAGTCTTGCAGGATTGGCTGCATGACCTGAAGACCGGTGCCGTGGTCTCCGACGATGGCACCGGCTTGGCCAAGGTTGTGAGGGAGCTGCAGCTCAGCCATATCTTTTGCCTGGCTGGCAGTCTGAAGATAGTCAAGAAGGCATTTTTGATGGGCGACCCCCAGGTCACCCGGCTGTTGAACAAGTCGAGGAGGCTCTGTAGCCACTACAGGTCCTCAGCAGCTGCTCGACGCCGTCTCCTGGAAGCCAAAGTCAGCCTGGGGGGGCGTCAGCCAACACGGCGCAAGCCCCCGGCAAGATCCAACACAACCTTCAGGATGCTGGAGTGCCTGTACCGGCAGCGGCAAGCTGTCGGCATTGTGGGAGACCTGGACGAGGAAGCGTCCGCCTTCCAGCTGACGCCGGTGGACTGGGAGCTGTTGAAGTGCTTGGTGGAGATCCTCAAGCCCTTTGAAGACACTGCCCTGCTGGTCAAGCGGTCGGACGCCACTCTCTGCCAGGCCCTCCCTCTGCTGTGGTTCCTGGAGGAACAGCTCCGGGCCCTGAGAACCCGCTACTCCCAGGAGAACAACGACACCGGAGCACACCTGACCACCCAGGCCTTGAACTGCCTAGCCGGCGATCGCCAGCTCTGGGAGATAAAGAACAGCCTGGTCTGCCGTGTCGCCGCATTCCTCGATCCCCGCTTCCGCGACATCACCGCCATGAAGCTGGGCGGTGCTGACACGGCGGATGCCGCCCTGTTACGGGCTCACATCACGGACTTGGCAACACGGGCGTACGTGCCACCTGGGTCGGGCAGGGAGTCCTCGCAGGCCGGCCGTTTGTCTCCTCAGTGGCCCGCTGCTCCCGGCGACGCGCCCAGCTCGGCTGCTTGGCAGTTCACCATGAAGCGGTGGAAGGTCATCACCAAAAGCGAGCCCGCCACGGGGCCAGCAAGCGAGGAGGGCACCGCAGCAGCTTGTCGGGAAGTGGAGGAGTATCTCCGTGACAACGTAGACCATGTTGGAGAAGACGCCAGTCCCATGCTGTACTGGCAGGAGAAGATGGAGGCCTGGCCGGCACTCTTCAAGGTCGCTGTGTTCCATTTCGGGTGCCCTCTGACCTCCGTGTTCTCCGAGGAGCTCCCCGAGGCCGCCGGCTCTGGCTGCCACAAAGACCTGACCCCTGCCGACGTGAAGATGTTTACGTTCATCCGGAGGAACCGCCATCTCCTCCCACCGGATTGTCAGCTCCCAGCGGAAGACTTCTCATTGCCAGGTGCCGTGGCTTCCCGAGAGGAGAGGAgcatggaagaggaagaagatctgCTGATCATGGATGATgaggggcaggaagaggagaTGGAGTGA
- the LOC143826336 gene encoding histone H4, whose amino-acid sequence MSGRGKGGKGLGKGGAKRHRKVLRDNIQGITKPAIRRLARRGGVKRISGLIYEETRGVLKVFLENVIRDAVTYTEHAKRKTVTAMDVVYALKRQGRTLYGFGG is encoded by the coding sequence GGCGCGGCAAGGGCGGGaagggcctggggaaggggggcgcgAAGCGGCACCGCAAAGTGCTGCGGGACAACATCCAGGGCATCACCAAGCCCGCCATCCGCCGCCTGGCTCGGCGCGGGGGCGTGAAGCGCATCTCGGGCTTGATCTACGAGGAGACCCGCGGGGTGCTGAAGGTCTTCCTGGAGAACGTGATCCGCGACGCCGTGACCTACACCGAGCACGCCAAGAGGAAGACGGTCACCGCCATGGACGTGGTCTACGCGCTCAAGCGCCAGGGCCGCACCCTCTACGGCTTCGGCGGCTGA